A window of Polaribacter litorisediminis contains these coding sequences:
- the bioA gene encoding adenosylmethionine--8-amino-7-oxononanoate transaminase, with translation MTLQERDKKHLWHPLKQHQLSPNSLAIVKAKGCILTDENGNEYIDAISSWYTCMFGHCNDFITSRVYQQMQQLDQVMFSDFTHEPAVKLSEELIKILPQNQNRIFFNDNGSTAVEAGIKMALQYYFNLDEKRTTFIAFENGFHGDTFGAMSVSGLSVYNGPFEDFLMDVKRIPTPNGKNHQEILAKLKEYIENYKIAGFIYEPIIQGAAGMKIHNAAGLNEILNFFKINNILTIADEVMTGFGKTGRNFASDFMETKPDIICLSKALTGGLVPLAITSCTEKIYEAFLSDEMAKGFFHCHTYSGNPIACSAAIAAIELLQSDEIQQNIIEISSAHKVFENHILKHPKVKTARSQGVIFALDLNTKMERYGNLRDKLLKFFMDRGVFLRPLGNTIYIQVPYVISKKQLQKVYDTIEQSLEII, from the coding sequence ATGACCCTACAAGAAAGAGATAAAAAACACCTTTGGCACCCGCTAAAACAACACCAATTAAGTCCAAATAGTTTGGCGATTGTAAAAGCGAAAGGATGTATTTTAACAGATGAAAATGGCAACGAATATATCGATGCGATTTCTTCTTGGTATACGTGCATGTTTGGGCATTGCAACGATTTTATAACGAGTCGTGTTTACCAACAAATGCAACAATTAGACCAAGTAATGTTTAGCGATTTCACCCATGAACCGGCTGTAAAATTATCCGAAGAATTGATTAAAATATTACCTCAAAATCAGAATCGCATTTTTTTTAACGACAATGGTTCCACGGCGGTAGAAGCGGGGATTAAAATGGCGCTCCAATATTATTTTAATTTAGATGAAAAGCGCACAACATTCATCGCTTTTGAAAACGGATTTCACGGCGATACGTTTGGCGCCATGTCTGTTTCTGGTTTGTCGGTATACAACGGTCCTTTTGAAGATTTTTTAATGGATGTAAAACGAATTCCGACACCGAATGGAAAAAATCATCAAGAAATTTTAGCAAAATTAAAAGAATACATAGAAAATTATAAAATTGCAGGTTTCATTTATGAACCCATCATTCAAGGTGCTGCAGGAATGAAAATTCACAACGCAGCAGGTTTAAATGAGATTTTAAATTTCTTTAAAATCAACAATATTTTAACAATTGCAGATGAGGTAATGACCGGTTTTGGGAAAACTGGACGCAATTTTGCATCCGATTTTATGGAAACAAAACCTGATATCATCTGTTTGAGTAAAGCGTTAACGGGTGGTTTGGTTCCGTTGGCGATTACTTCTTGCACAGAAAAAATTTACGAGGCTTTTTTAAGCGACGAGATGGCAAAAGGTTTTTTTCATTGTCATACATATTCAGGAAATCCGATTGCCTGCAGTGCTGCAATTGCTGCGATAGAATTATTGCAATCTGATGAAATTCAGCAAAATATTATAGAAATTTCAAGTGCTCACAAGGTGTTTGAGAACCATATTTTAAAACATCCAAAAGTAAAAACAGCACGTTCTCAAGGAGTTATTTTTGCTTTGGATCTCAATACAAAAATGGAGCGGTATGGCAATTTGCGAGATAAATTATTGAAATTTTTTATGGATCGGGGTGTTTTTTTACGTCCGTTAGGAAACACAATTTATATTCAAGTTCCATATGTCATTTCTAAAAAGCAACTACAAAAAGTGTATGATACCATTGAACAAAGTTTAGAAATTATTTAG
- a CDS encoding SEC-C metal-binding domain-containing protein, which produces MSVIKKIGRNELCPCGSGKKYKKCCINN; this is translated from the coding sequence ATATCAGTCATCAAAAAAATAGGTAGAAATGAACTTTGTCCTTGTGGAAGTGGTAAAAAATATAAAAAATGTTGTATAAATAATTAA
- a CDS encoding DUF2007 domain-containing protein, which produces MNPNFKILAVFEFSTEAHVTKSKLDSEGFTTMLMDEKTIDADPLVSNAIGGVKLLVHTKDFENAVNIYNEIRVYQKDTNGKDISCPKCNSSRILIAPIQRKNVFYMLFPFFEKTRQICNDCKTIF; this is translated from the coding sequence ATGAATCCTAATTTTAAAATTTTAGCAGTTTTTGAGTTTTCAACAGAAGCCCATGTCACCAAATCGAAATTAGATTCAGAGGGTTTTACGACTATGCTCATGGACGAAAAAACCATTGACGCAGATCCTTTAGTGAGCAATGCCATTGGTGGCGTAAAATTATTGGTGCACACGAAAGATTTTGAAAACGCAGTGAACATTTATAACGAGATTCGAGTTTATCAAAAAGACACAAATGGAAAAGATATTTCTTGTCCTAAATGCAACTCCAGCAGGATTTTAATTGCACCCATTCAAAGAAAAAATGTGTTTTATATGTTGTTTCCTTTTTTTGAAAAAACAAGACAAATTTGTAACGATTGTAAAACAATTTTTTAA
- a CDS encoding aminotransferase class I/II-fold pyridoxal phosphate-dependent enzyme: MNLPKKLTNKLNIREENNSLRKLSPQNNLVDFSSNDYLGFAKSEVIFDETHQLLITKNSKQNGATGSRLLSGNHFLYDEVELFLSEFHQAETATIFNSGYDANIGLFSCVPQRNDVILYDEFCHASIRDGIQLSNAKSFKFLHNNLADLEKRVLAMKADAITYEFEIYVVTESVFSMDGDSPDLISIAEICKKYNIYLIVDEAHAVGVFGVQGSGLVQKLQIQDAVFARIITFGKALGCHGAAILGSNDLQSYLVNFGRSFIYTTGLSPHSLATIQIAYHALRKNSTKTESPYKKLNRNIQFFKSEITQLQLPLFYLDATSKISYGFIESNSAIHSCIIPGNTRVKKIAEKLRKMGFETKAILSPTVPKQQERLRFCLHSYNSKKEIREVLYLLSIFVKKEL; the protein is encoded by the coding sequence ATGAATTTGCCAAAAAAGTTAACAAATAAATTAAATATTCGTGAAGAAAATAATTCTTTACGGAAATTATCACCGCAAAATAATTTAGTTGATTTTTCTTCAAATGATTATTTAGGTTTTGCAAAATCTGAAGTTATTTTTGATGAAACACATCAGCTTTTAATTACTAAAAACAGCAAACAAAATGGTGCAACAGGAAGCAGATTATTATCTGGAAATCATTTTTTATATGATGAAGTAGAACTATTTTTAAGCGAATTTCATCAAGCAGAAACTGCTACTATTTTTAACTCGGGTTATGATGCCAATATTGGATTGTTTTCTTGTGTTCCTCAGCGCAATGATGTGATTTTATATGATGAATTTTGTCATGCCTCTATTAGAGATGGAATTCAATTAAGCAATGCAAAATCCTTCAAGTTTTTACATAATAACCTTGCAGATTTAGAAAAACGTGTTTTGGCTATGAAAGCTGACGCTATAACTTATGAATTTGAAATCTATGTTGTTACAGAATCGGTTTTTTCTATGGATGGGGATTCTCCCGATCTTATTTCAATAGCCGAAATTTGTAAAAAATACAATATTTATCTTATTGTGGATGAAGCCCATGCTGTTGGTGTTTTTGGCGTTCAAGGTAGCGGACTTGTGCAAAAACTGCAAATTCAAGATGCTGTTTTTGCACGCATTATCACGTTCGGAAAAGCCCTGGGTTGCCATGGAGCTGCTATTTTAGGAAGTAACGACTTACAAAGTTATTTGGTAAATTTTGGACGAAGTTTTATTTATACTACAGGTTTGTCTCCACATTCTTTGGCGACCATTCAAATTGCTTACCATGCACTCCGAAAGAATTCAACCAAAACCGAAAGTCCATATAAAAAACTAAACCGGAACATTCAATTTTTTAAATCTGAAATCACACAATTACAGTTACCTCTTTTTTATTTGGATGCAACATCTAAAATATCATACGGGTTTATTGAAAGTAATTCTGCCATTCATTCTTGCATTATTCCTGGAAATACTCGTGTAAAAAAAATTGCCGAAAAATTACGAAAAATGGGATTTGAAACCAAAGCAATTTTATCGCCCACGGTTCCGAAACAACAAGAGCGATTGCGTTTTTGTTTGCATAGCTATAACTCTAAAAAAGAAATTCGGGAAGTTTTGTATTTGTTAAGTATTTTTGTCAAAAAGGAACTTTAA